A section of the Desulfurella sp. genome encodes:
- a CDS encoding phosphatase PAP2 family protein: MKKYYITAFILLIFSVASIFAFDRYICVFLCNKEIFLPFFSKISEIGSFEWVFLIVSLIVFLSFWIKPLRQFVFIMCVSIILADTLVIVLKYMLGQARPIMYIKDNIYGFYPFTFRHDFDSMPSGHTTLNSTLAFSIYIKNKKIGTLLIVWAILVGLSRMFLCKHYLSNVLMSYAISIFVVLISYSLEKKLQK, encoded by the coding sequence GTGAAAAAATATTACATAACAGCCTTTATTTTGCTTATTTTTAGTGTAGCATCAATATTTGCATTTGATAGATATATTTGCGTGTTTCTTTGCAATAAGGAAATTTTTTTACCTTTTTTTAGTAAAATCAGCGAAATTGGATCTTTTGAGTGGGTTTTTTTAATCGTTTCTTTGATCGTTTTTTTATCTTTTTGGATTAAGCCTTTAAGACAGTTTGTATTTATAATGTGTGTATCAATAATTCTTGCAGATACCTTGGTTATAGTACTAAAATATATGCTTGGACAGGCAAGGCCAATCATGTATATAAAAGATAATATTTATGGTTTTTATCCGTTTACATTCAGGCATGATTTCGACAGTATGCCTTCTGGACATACGACACTAAATTCAACTTTAGCTTTCAGTATTTATATAAAAAATAAAAAAATTGGCACTTTACTGATTGTTTGGGCAATACTTGTTGGTCTTTCAAGAATGTTTTTGTGTAAGCATTATTTGAGCAATGTGCTTATGAGTTATGCCATATCAATATTTGTAGTTTTAATTTCATATTCTTTAGAAAAAAAACTTCAAAAATAA
- a CDS encoding DUF4337 domain-containing protein, protein TTTLMAILAALVGLNSELYVTKTILNKNDAVLTQNKASDMWGYYQAKVIRENMYTIAYDITKNEKFKAQSQRYNKEKQHIKQDAQKLEQKVEEFQKESNHNFEKHHRFLIAQIVIQLSIAVASISAITRRKIFWYVSLLSFTTGLLIFLVEVL, encoded by the coding sequence TAACTACAACATTAATGGCAATATTGGCTGCTTTAGTAGGTTTGAATTCAGAACTTTACGTTACAAAAACAATTTTGAATAAAAATGATGCTGTTTTAACACAAAATAAAGCTTCTGATATGTGGGGCTATTATCAAGCAAAAGTAATTAGAGAAAACATGTATACCATTGCATATGATATTACTAAAAACGAAAAATTCAAAGCTCAATCGCAACGTTATAATAAAGAAAAACAACATATAAAACAAGATGCACAAAAACTTGAACAAAAAGTTGAAGAATTTCAAAAAGAAAGCAATCATAATTTCGAAAAACATCATAGATTTTTGATAGCTCAAATTGTAATACAGCTTAGCATAGCTGTTGCTTCCATTTCAGCTATTACAAGACGAAAAATTTTTTGGTATGTTTCTCTTTTATCATTTACAACAGGTTTGTTAATTTTTTTGGTTGAGGTTTTGTGA
- a CDS encoding DUF2325 domain-containing protein, producing the protein MCVLVVGGMDKLVEDYVKAGEQMGVKLKVFTKKVTDFPSKIGGVDALIVFTNKVSHPAKNQAVK; encoded by the coding sequence ATGTGTGTACTTGTAGTAGGTGGCATGGATAAACTTGTTGAAGACTATGTTAAAGCAGGAGAGCAAATGGGTGTAAAACTAAAAGTTTTTACAAAAAAGGTAACTGACTTTCCTTCTAAAATTGGCGGTGTAGACGCTCTGATAGTATTTACAAACAAAGTTTCTCACCCAGCAAAAAATCAAGCTGTAAAAT
- a CDS encoding M48 family metallopeptidase translates to MQTQIVYSKRKTISLIITKDANLLIRAPFGTNKSTIIKIIQDKKAWIEKKIDEIKKHPLCAKKDYIDGEKFYYLGKIYELKISNANKNSVFLSDGKIFILLKKQSSTKTVLINWYKEQALNFIKTRLNYYSNLLNCTFKSVNITSAKKRLGSCDFNGNLRFSFYNILLDQTYIDYVVIHELCHLFYLDHSKNFWQKVESAMPDFKQKRLWIRKNFYIIANSL, encoded by the coding sequence ATGCAAACTCAAATTGTTTATTCAAAGCGAAAAACTATAAGCCTCATTATTACAAAAGATGCTAATTTACTCATAAGAGCTCCTTTTGGCACAAATAAAAGCACAATTATTAAAATTATACAAGATAAAAAAGCTTGGATTGAAAAAAAAATAGATGAAATCAAAAAACATCCTTTGTGCGCAAAAAAAGATTACATAGATGGCGAAAAATTTTATTACTTAGGCAAAATTTATGAGTTAAAAATATCAAATGCGAACAAAAACAGTGTTTTTTTGAGTGATGGTAAGATTTTTATATTATTAAAAAAACAATCAAGCACAAAAACAGTTTTAATCAATTGGTACAAAGAACAAGCTCTAAATTTTATAAAAACTCGTTTAAATTACTACTCAAACCTGCTTAATTGTACATTTAAAAGCGTAAATATTACAAGCGCAAAAAAAAGATTGGGTTCTTGCGATTTTAATGGTAATTTAAGGTTTAGCTTTTATAATATTTTGCTTGATCAAACTTATATTGATTATGTCGTTATTCATGAGCTTTGCCACTTGTTTTATTTAGATCACTCAAAAAATTTCTGGCAAAAAGTAGAAAGCGCGATGCCTGATTTTAAACAAAAAAGATTGTGGATTAGAAAAAACTTTTATATAATAGCAAACAGCTTATGA